One window from the genome of Sandaracinaceae bacterium encodes:
- the panB gene encoding 3-methyl-2-oxobutanoate hydroxymethyltransferase produces MTDHRHGGTPPSGSKRTARVTVPKLRRMKERGERITMLTAYDATFARMFEEADIDLLLVGDSLGMVVQGQDSTLPVTVDEIIYHCRAVARGCQTCLIVGDMPFMSYQIDATEALRNAGRFLSEGGAHAVKLEGGVSVAPTIRRIVDAGIPVMAHVGLTPQSVHAMGGFRVQGKTEEQAERILEDARAVQEAGAFALVLEGIPAPLAARITAELEIPTIGIGAGVDCDGQVLVCYDLLGLTPDLKPKFVKRYAEMFDEGVGAARRYADEVRGGAFPGVDHSFGLKKTERAAESASASAGGADNVVQLRPVYGPAE; encoded by the coding sequence ATGACCGACCATCGTCACGGGGGCACACCCCCGAGCGGCTCGAAGCGCACCGCCCGCGTCACCGTCCCGAAGCTCCGTCGCATGAAGGAGCGCGGCGAGCGCATCACGATGTTGACCGCCTACGACGCGACGTTCGCGCGCATGTTCGAGGAGGCCGACATCGACCTCCTCCTCGTGGGCGACTCGCTGGGCATGGTGGTCCAGGGCCAGGACTCGACCCTGCCGGTGACGGTGGACGAGATCATCTACCACTGCCGCGCGGTCGCCCGGGGCTGCCAGACGTGCCTCATCGTCGGCGACATGCCCTTCATGAGCTACCAGATCGACGCCACCGAGGCGCTGCGCAACGCGGGGCGCTTCCTCAGCGAGGGCGGCGCGCACGCGGTCAAGCTCGAGGGCGGGGTCTCGGTCGCGCCCACCATCCGGCGCATCGTCGACGCGGGCATCCCCGTCATGGCCCACGTCGGGCTCACGCCGCAGAGCGTGCACGCGATGGGCGGCTTCCGCGTGCAGGGCAAGACCGAAGAGCAGGCCGAGCGCATCCTCGAGGACGCGCGCGCGGTCCAGGAGGCGGGCGCCTTCGCGCTCGTGCTCGAGGGCATCCCGGCGCCGCTCGCCGCGCGCATCACGGCGGAGCTGGAGATCCCCACCATCGGGATCGGCGCGGGCGTGGACTGCGACGGCCAGGTGCTGGTCTGCTACGACCTGCTCGGCCTGACCCCCGACCTCAAGCCGAAGTTCGTCAAGCGCTACGCCGAGATGTTCGACGAGGGCGTGGGCGCGGCGCGACGCTACGCGGACGAGGTGCGCGGCGGCGCCTTCCCGGGCGTGGACCACAGCTTCGGCCTGAAGAAGACGGAGCGCGCGGCCGAGTCGGCGAGCGCCAGCGCGGGCGGCGCCGACAACGTCGTGCAGCTTCGACCGGTCTACGGACCCGCCGAGTAG
- a CDS encoding TIGR02266 family protein, with the protein MSPRDLERSGKEAAREARALLAALVEQLEDDPLSSSLTPIVGTLFAAELADARALHGVLDDAMRSVRALLDGQAAQTRPLAAQALSRAMAQLHPARAVLARSLGLETQREGTAPFLLTSSRVKPSAPPEGEPEQRDASRMELEVPIGLEGDNRFYTGTTDDLSRGGLFVATDDPLQVGTELRLSFVLPDGYRVSARAEVAWVRVPRYRPHELPAGMGIRFDRLSGEDERAIAHYLEERPAFHYGD; encoded by the coding sequence ATGAGCCCGCGAGACCTCGAGCGCTCCGGCAAGGAGGCCGCTCGCGAAGCCCGCGCGCTGCTCGCCGCGCTCGTGGAGCAGCTGGAGGACGATCCCCTCTCGAGCTCGCTGACGCCGATCGTCGGGACGCTCTTCGCGGCGGAGCTGGCGGACGCGCGCGCCCTGCACGGCGTGCTCGACGACGCGATGCGCTCGGTGCGCGCGCTCCTCGACGGTCAGGCCGCGCAGACCCGGCCGCTCGCGGCGCAGGCGCTCAGCCGCGCGATGGCGCAGCTCCACCCCGCGCGGGCGGTGCTCGCGCGGTCCCTGGGGCTCGAGACGCAGCGCGAGGGCACGGCGCCGTTCCTGCTCACCTCGAGCCGCGTCAAGCCGAGCGCGCCGCCCGAGGGCGAGCCCGAGCAGCGAGACGCGAGCCGGATGGAGCTCGAGGTGCCGATCGGCCTCGAGGGGGACAACCGCTTCTACACCGGCACCACCGACGATCTCTCTCGGGGCGGGCTGTTCGTCGCCACCGACGATCCGCTCCAGGTGGGCACCGAGCTGCGGCTCTCGTTCGTGCTCCCCGATGGGTACCGCGTCAGCGCGCGGGCCGAGGTCGCGTGGGTGCGCGTCCCTCGTTACCGCCCGCACGAGCTCCCGGCCGGCATGGGCATCCGCTTCGACCGCCTGAGCGGTGAAGACGAGCGCGCCATCGCGCACTACCTCGAGGAGCGGCCCGCCTTTCACTACGGAGATTGA
- a CDS encoding alpha/beta fold hydrolase, protein MSPLEQIEIRVGAERFAALATGEGPLVLLLHGFPDVPRSWAPVMEQLAGSHRCVAPWTRGYAPSTLDGPFDADRLAADAIGFADALSPDAPVLLVGHDWGAATAYVACMRAPERFAGCVAISVPHPLAFFAYMARHPGQLRRSAYMGFFQLPVLPERAIRRGDLVERLWRAWSPRLTPPQGHLAEVVETVRRSLPGPLAYYRAMARPPREALARVVDARGERISVPTAYLHGADDRCVRPGAARGQERYFQEPLSSEVVEGAGHFLPLERPDAVARAVRRLQRA, encoded by the coding sequence GTGTCGCCGCTCGAGCAGATCGAGATCCGGGTCGGGGCGGAGCGCTTCGCCGCGCTGGCCACCGGCGAGGGCCCGCTGGTCCTCTTGCTGCACGGCTTCCCCGACGTGCCTCGATCGTGGGCGCCCGTGATGGAGCAGCTCGCGGGGTCGCACCGCTGCGTGGCGCCGTGGACCCGCGGCTACGCGCCCTCCACGCTCGACGGCCCCTTCGACGCCGACCGGCTCGCGGCCGACGCCATCGGCTTCGCCGACGCGCTCTCGCCGGACGCGCCCGTGCTCCTCGTCGGCCACGACTGGGGCGCGGCCACGGCCTACGTCGCGTGCATGCGCGCCCCGGAGCGCTTCGCCGGCTGCGTGGCGATCAGCGTGCCGCACCCGCTCGCGTTCTTCGCCTACATGGCGCGCCACCCGGGGCAGCTGCGGCGGAGCGCCTACATGGGCTTCTTCCAGCTTCCCGTCCTCCCCGAGCGCGCGATCCGCCGCGGCGACCTCGTGGAGCGGCTCTGGAGGGCGTGGTCCCCCCGGCTCACGCCGCCGCAGGGACACCTCGCAGAGGTCGTCGAGACCGTCCGACGAAGCCTGCCCGGACCGCTCGCCTACTACCGCGCCATGGCGCGCCCGCCGCGCGAGGCGCTGGCGCGGGTGGTGGACGCGCGCGGCGAGCGGATCTCGGTGCCCACGGCGTACCTTCACGGGGCCGACGACCGCTGCGTCCGGCCCGGGGCGGCGCGCGGACAGGAGCGCTACTTCCAGGAGCCGCTCTCGAGCGAGGTCGTCGAGGGCGCGGGCCACTTCCTGCCGCTCGAGCGCCCCGACGCCGTGGCGCGCGCGGTGCGGCGCCTTCAGCGCGCCTGA
- a CDS encoding TIGR02266 family protein, with protein MGATAAVIQSETEEVRQARRAGELVETAVAVLREEVAQDGAMARAVERLGRVARALSIDHSPEGFDTAVGATHHALAHTLAIGRAIHGTLEGRGQQCLETLANAQRILYPVARDHGIDAPPPLPEPMPERTSGLPPDSWADRRSSPRAEVETEISFTSDSNFYQGFSEDLSDGGVFVATYDLQPVGTTMDIEFTLPTGHIVKTTGEVRWMRQLRDDNPEIRPGMGVQFKQLLPEDEEAINAFLQARSPIFYDD; from the coding sequence ATGGGAGCGACCGCAGCAGTCATCCAGTCCGAGACAGAAGAAGTTCGCCAGGCGCGCCGCGCCGGTGAGCTGGTCGAGACCGCGGTGGCGGTCCTGCGCGAGGAGGTGGCGCAAGACGGCGCGATGGCCCGGGCGGTGGAGCGGCTCGGCCGCGTCGCGCGCGCGCTCTCCATCGACCACTCGCCCGAGGGCTTCGACACGGCGGTGGGCGCCACGCACCACGCGCTGGCTCACACGCTCGCCATCGGACGCGCCATCCACGGCACGCTCGAGGGCCGCGGACAGCAGTGCCTGGAGACGCTCGCCAACGCGCAGCGCATCCTCTACCCGGTCGCCCGCGACCACGGGATCGACGCGCCGCCGCCCCTGCCGGAGCCCATGCCCGAGCGGACGAGCGGCCTGCCGCCCGACAGCTGGGCCGATCGGCGCTCCTCCCCGCGCGCCGAGGTCGAGACGGAGATCAGCTTCACGTCCGACAGCAACTTCTACCAGGGCTTCTCCGAGGACCTGAGCGACGGCGGCGTGTTCGTCGCGACCTACGACCTGCAGCCCGTGGGCACCACGATGGACATCGAGTTCACGCTGCCCACCGGCCACATCGTCAAGACGACCGGAGAGGTCCGCTGGATGCGCCAGCTCCGCGACGACAACCCGGAGATCCGCCCCGGCATGGGCGTGCAGTTCAAGCAGCTGCTCCCCGAGGACGAGGAGGCCATCAACGCCTTCCTCCAGGCGCGGTCCCCGATCTTCTACGACGACTAG
- a CDS encoding permease-like cell division protein FtsX, whose translation MHLKTAFTRAARAMREDAKLHLVAVSSLTVAFLCLATALLGMANLGEVAEAWGRTARMSIYLQDGASGDDVAQLRLLLEGLPEVRRVEHHTGADARAELAQDEMSELSGLPADVFPASLEVELAGGTDTARIGAVAERISRFEVVEDVETYHGWFEQLATLVSAGKITAVALAGLVLLCVLFVVGNTIRLAIAGRQGEIEVLKLCGASDGFVRGPFLVEGAVQGFVGALMAVLLLFITFLSLRTHIDATIAGLAGIHTVFLQPGVSLALILGGAFIGAAGSAISLRRYMAV comes from the coding sequence ATGCATTTGAAGACGGCCTTCACGCGGGCGGCGCGGGCGATGCGCGAGGATGCGAAGCTGCACCTCGTCGCGGTCTCGAGCTTGACGGTGGCGTTCCTCTGCCTGGCCACGGCGCTCCTCGGCATGGCGAACCTCGGCGAGGTCGCCGAGGCGTGGGGGCGCACCGCCCGCATGAGCATCTACCTGCAGGACGGCGCGAGCGGCGACGACGTCGCGCAGCTTCGCTTGCTCCTCGAGGGGCTCCCCGAGGTGCGGCGGGTCGAGCACCACACGGGCGCCGACGCGCGGGCCGAGCTGGCGCAGGACGAGATGAGCGAGCTGTCGGGGCTCCCGGCCGACGTCTTCCCGGCGTCGCTGGAGGTCGAGCTCGCGGGCGGCACGGACACCGCGCGCATCGGCGCGGTCGCGGAGCGCATCTCGCGCTTCGAGGTCGTCGAGGACGTCGAGACCTACCATGGCTGGTTCGAGCAGCTCGCCACCCTGGTCTCGGCGGGGAAGATCACCGCGGTGGCGCTGGCGGGCCTCGTGCTCCTGTGCGTGCTCTTCGTGGTGGGCAACACCATCCGCCTGGCCATCGCCGGTCGCCAGGGCGAGATCGAGGTGCTGAAGCTCTGCGGCGCGAGCGACGGCTTCGTGCGCGGACCCTTCCTGGTGGAGGGCGCGGTGCAAGGCTTCGTCGGGGCGTTGATGGCGGTCCTCCTGCTGTTCATCACTTTCCTCTCGCTGCGCACGCACATCGACGCCACCATCGCGGGCCTCGCGGGCATCCACACGGTGTTCCTCCAGCCCGGTGTGTCGCTCGCGCTCATCCTCGGCGGCGCGTTCATCGGGGCGGCGGGGAGCGCGATCTCGCTTCGTCGCTACATGGCGGTCTGA
- the lepB gene encoding signal peptidase I, whose product MTERDGAEREGAEEERKTSAASRGAMPTRWGLIVALVVPFFAAPTASALMIRVFAYEAFEVDGPSIEPTLLHGDRVVVDKAAYGVFLPFADEAMTGWAAPEVGDLAVIRSPADNIDIIKRVVALGGQTVEIRDDQVYVDGAPLVRSGPRPCPHDPNEECVVHEERVGDRAWLTSTASYQMPDSMPPLRVPEGHAFVLGDHRNRSNDSRNPHVGPIPHARFKGRVTWIYWSSDEGVRWDRIGTAVSP is encoded by the coding sequence ATGACCGAGCGCGATGGCGCCGAGCGCGAAGGCGCCGAGGAAGAACGGAAAACGAGCGCCGCCTCCCGCGGCGCGATGCCCACGCGCTGGGGCTTGATCGTGGCGCTGGTGGTGCCGTTCTTCGCCGCGCCCACGGCCAGCGCCCTGATGATCCGGGTCTTCGCCTACGAGGCGTTCGAGGTGGACGGCCCCTCCATCGAGCCGACCTTGCTGCACGGGGATCGGGTCGTGGTCGACAAGGCCGCGTACGGCGTCTTTCTGCCGTTCGCCGACGAGGCCATGACCGGCTGGGCCGCGCCCGAGGTGGGCGACCTGGCCGTGATCCGCAGCCCCGCCGACAACATCGACATCATCAAGCGCGTGGTGGCGCTCGGAGGCCAGACCGTGGAGATCCGCGACGACCAGGTCTACGTCGACGGCGCGCCCCTCGTCCGCAGCGGGCCGCGCCCCTGCCCCCACGATCCGAACGAGGAGTGCGTGGTCCACGAAGAGCGCGTCGGCGACCGCGCCTGGCTCACCTCCACCGCGAGCTACCAGATGCCCGACTCGATGCCGCCGCTGCGCGTGCCCGAAGGACACGCGTTCGTGCTCGGCGATCACCGAAACCGCAGCAACGACAGCCGCAACCCGCACGTCGGCCCCATCCCCCACGCGCGCTTCAAGGGCCGCGTCACGTGGATCTACTGGTCCTCCGACGAGGGGGTGCGCTGGGATCGGATCGGGACGGCGGTGAGCCCGTGA
- a CDS encoding RDD family protein, translated as MTRAADAPRDAASPLADPGMRLAARTIDVSLVVAPHVLFVGGGLLLGAPTAIHAGVGAYLLVTVFLFALNLFWLHRYGQSVGKRMLGLRIVRASGERVGLGRVFFLRMFFPGLVESIPLLGTLFFVVDALMIFGSDRQTIHDRFADTIVVDLRREAP; from the coding sequence GTGACCCGCGCCGCCGACGCCCCGCGCGACGCCGCCTCGCCCCTGGCCGATCCGGGCATGCGGCTCGCCGCCCGCACCATCGACGTCTCGCTCGTGGTGGCACCGCACGTGCTCTTCGTGGGCGGCGGGCTGCTCCTCGGCGCCCCCACCGCGATTCACGCCGGCGTCGGCGCCTATCTGCTCGTGACGGTGTTCCTGTTCGCGCTCAACCTGTTCTGGCTGCATCGCTACGGCCAGAGCGTGGGCAAGCGCATGCTGGGCCTGCGCATCGTGCGCGCCTCCGGCGAGCGCGTGGGCCTCGGCCGCGTGTTCTTCCTGCGCATGTTCTTCCCCGGCCTCGTGGAGAGCATCCCGCTGCTCGGCACCCTCTTCTTCGTGGTCGACGCGCTGATGATCTTCGGGAGCGACCGTCAGACGATCCACGACCGCTTCGCGGACACGATCGTCGTCGATCTGAGGCGCGAGGCGCCCTGA
- a CDS encoding peptidoglycan DD-metalloendopeptidase family protein yields the protein MRALGLCLALTLLLPVGASAQDELADALGTLERASAEQARVQAEMQALVGQRGASRRRLRERVRALHRMRRAGALPLSGGFDALLRHQSRLNRLEQLVRRDVEGLHGMERRVAALRDESVRLAAEVEEGERRAAALREAEESQLALLSQMMEDPASYSDGFGLRLSDGSAPAGLASQRGNLPLPVGGSARIATAEREGGAGLELAATAGVSVRAVHTGRVAYASQHPAYGSLVILDHGDGHYTVYGGLGAVAVQVGQQVPANTPLGTVGGQPLFFQVRRGTRALDARAWLGL from the coding sequence ATGCGTGCGCTCGGACTCTGCCTCGCGCTGACGCTCCTCCTCCCCGTGGGCGCCTCGGCGCAAGACGAGCTCGCCGACGCGCTCGGCACACTCGAGCGCGCGAGCGCCGAGCAGGCACGCGTCCAGGCGGAGATGCAGGCCCTGGTCGGCCAGCGCGGCGCGTCCCGTCGTCGACTGCGCGAGCGGGTGCGCGCGCTCCACCGCATGCGTCGCGCGGGCGCCCTGCCTCTCTCGGGCGGCTTCGATGCGCTGCTCCGGCACCAGTCGCGCCTCAACCGCCTCGAGCAGCTCGTGCGTCGAGACGTCGAGGGGCTGCACGGCATGGAGCGTCGCGTGGCGGCGCTGCGCGACGAGAGCGTCCGGCTGGCCGCCGAGGTGGAGGAGGGCGAGCGGCGCGCGGCCGCGCTCCGCGAGGCGGAGGAGTCACAGCTCGCGCTGCTCTCGCAGATGATGGAGGACCCGGCCTCGTACTCGGACGGCTTCGGGCTCCGGCTCAGCGACGGAAGCGCGCCGGCGGGGCTCGCCTCGCAGCGCGGAAACCTCCCGCTGCCCGTCGGCGGCTCCGCGCGGATCGCGACGGCCGAGCGCGAGGGCGGCGCGGGGCTCGAGCTCGCCGCGACGGCCGGCGTCAGCGTGCGCGCGGTGCACACCGGACGCGTCGCGTACGCCTCCCAGCACCCCGCCTACGGGAGCCTCGTCATCCTCGACCACGGCGACGGCCACTATACGGTCTACGGCGGGCTCGGAGCCGTGGCGGTGCAGGTGGGGCAGCAGGTGCCGGCGAACACGCCGCTCGGCACGGTGGGCGGGCAGCCGCTCTTCTTCCAGGTTCGCCGGGGGACCCGCGCGCTCGACGCTCGGGCTTGGCTGGGGCTTTAG
- a CDS encoding GNAT family N-acetyltransferase, giving the protein MHIRGIEKSDFDYIVSVLDRWWGGPSSERAHPVFFHELGEQALIAEEEGEVIGFLLGFVTPQQPPVAYVHLVGIHPEHRRRGVGKKLYERFIERAKASSAARIKAITTVGNDGSIRFHEALGFSVEEVAHYAGPRRSRVVFTKDL; this is encoded by the coding sequence ATGCACATCCGCGGTATCGAAAAGAGCGACTTCGACTACATCGTGTCGGTGCTCGACCGCTGGTGGGGGGGACCCTCCAGCGAGCGCGCCCACCCGGTCTTCTTTCACGAGCTCGGCGAGCAAGCCTTGATCGCGGAGGAAGAAGGCGAGGTCATCGGCTTCCTCCTCGGCTTCGTGACGCCGCAGCAGCCGCCCGTGGCGTACGTGCACCTGGTGGGCATCCACCCCGAGCACCGCCGACGCGGGGTGGGCAAGAAGCTGTACGAGCGCTTCATCGAGCGCGCGAAGGCGTCGAGCGCGGCGCGCATCAAGGCGATCACGACGGTGGGCAACGACGGCTCGATCCGCTTCCACGAGGCGCTCGGTTTCTCGGTGGAAGAGGTCGCCCACTACGCCGGCCCACGCCGGTCTCGTGTGGTCTTCACGAAGGACTTATGA
- a CDS encoding ATP-binding cassette domain-containing protein, which translates to MAKRDPGGKIVRPFAFFRAGNSAHANPNQRPILVLEDVYKYFRPDVPTLRGVNLTVERGEFLFVTGPSGAGKSTLLQLIYRAQTVDEGRLLFCGRDIARLTSSSVPYLRRNLGIVFQDFKIIPHWTVFENVAVALEILSMPKRLVRSRVSEALERVGLAGRGGDLTGNLSGGEQQRVAVARAIVPEPALILADEPTGNLDPTLALDILTLFEEIHETGTTVLFATHDHSLLEARSHRIVYIDEGRVVEARKGLGAWADRQTA; encoded by the coding sequence ATGGCGAAGCGCGATCCTGGTGGCAAGATCGTTCGGCCGTTCGCGTTCTTCCGCGCCGGCAACTCGGCGCACGCGAACCCGAACCAGCGGCCGATCCTCGTCCTCGAGGATGTCTACAAGTACTTCCGTCCCGACGTGCCCACGCTGCGGGGCGTGAACCTGACGGTCGAGCGGGGAGAGTTCCTCTTCGTCACCGGCCCGAGCGGCGCGGGAAAGAGCACGCTGCTGCAGCTCATCTATCGGGCGCAGACGGTGGACGAGGGGCGGCTGCTGTTCTGCGGCCGGGACATCGCGCGGCTCACGTCGTCGTCGGTCCCCTACCTCCGGCGCAACCTCGGGATCGTCTTCCAGGACTTCAAGATCATCCCGCACTGGACGGTCTTCGAGAACGTCGCGGTGGCGCTCGAGATCCTGTCGATGCCGAAGCGCCTGGTCCGCTCTCGCGTGAGCGAGGCGCTCGAGCGCGTGGGCCTCGCGGGGCGCGGCGGCGATCTGACCGGGAACCTCTCGGGCGGCGAGCAGCAGCGCGTCGCCGTGGCGCGCGCGATCGTGCCCGAGCCGGCGCTGATCCTCGCGGACGAGCCGACGGGCAACCTCGATCCGACGCTCGCGCTCGACATCCTGACGCTGTTCGAAGAGATCCACGAGACGGGCACCACGGTGCTCTTCGCGACCCATGACCACTCGCTGCTCGAGGCGCGCAGCCACCGCATCGTCTACATCGACGAGGGGCGCGTGGTGGAGGCCCGCAAGGGCCTTGGCGCCTGGGCAGACCGCCAGACGGCTTGA
- a CDS encoding PilZ domain-containing protein, which translates to MSYSGAAKAKEARESLGKALAALQEDPNIPSDVLAVAQNIAQAVGALFEAERASSEPDGKSCVKNALGSLSQTMALLQDVREEHAGIQTATETLAKAMSVLFPLTTQPTRHPPPKTSQSEAPMPLSVPKAPKAPSEAKPGSVKPPPAAPAPDAADRTAADRTVPDEGPYRGAAEREQVEANLGATTESNFYVGFSGEISQGGVFIATYNILPKGSPVRLFVTLPGNLSTEVDGHVRFVRDPMDMSSDSEPGMGVAFDGLPKESRELILRFIRKRPPMFYDE; encoded by the coding sequence ATGAGCTACTCGGGCGCAGCGAAGGCGAAGGAAGCACGCGAGAGCCTCGGCAAGGCGCTCGCCGCGCTACAGGAAGATCCGAACATCCCGTCGGACGTGCTCGCCGTGGCGCAGAACATCGCGCAGGCGGTCGGCGCGCTCTTCGAGGCGGAGCGCGCGAGCTCGGAGCCGGACGGCAAGAGCTGCGTGAAGAACGCGCTCGGATCCCTGAGCCAGACGATGGCGTTGCTGCAGGACGTGCGTGAGGAGCACGCCGGCATCCAGACCGCGACCGAGACGCTCGCGAAGGCGATGAGCGTCCTGTTCCCGCTGACCACCCAGCCGACGCGTCATCCCCCGCCCAAGACCTCTCAGTCGGAGGCGCCGATGCCGCTCAGCGTGCCCAAGGCGCCGAAGGCCCCGTCGGAGGCGAAGCCTGGCAGCGTCAAGCCTCCCCCCGCCGCGCCCGCTCCCGACGCTGCCGACCGGACGGCGGCCGACAGGACGGTGCCCGACGAGGGCCCCTACCGAGGCGCGGCCGAGCGTGAGCAGGTCGAGGCGAACCTCGGCGCGACCACCGAGTCGAACTTCTACGTCGGCTTCAGCGGCGAGATCAGCCAGGGCGGCGTCTTCATCGCCACCTACAACATCCTCCCCAAGGGCAGCCCGGTCCGCCTCTTCGTGACGCTGCCCGGAAACCTCTCGACCGAGGTCGACGGGCACGTGCGCTTCGTGCGGGACCCGATGGACATGAGCTCCGACAGCGAGCCGGGCATGGGCGTGGCCTTCGACGGCCTGCCCAAAGAGTCACGCGAGCTGATCTTGCGGTTCATCCGCAAGCGCCCGCCCATGTTCTACGACGAGTGA
- a CDS encoding tetratricopeptide repeat protein, with the protein MGFFKKMFGGSSFQDERAEGDSAFDAGDFQTARASFERALDRKKGATPDEIAHCEERMAVCLDRMAELHIEEAERLVEVGDLDLAEEELRHAMELGSSDEVVKRARRRLETLEKEDAVRQAEAPEELSDEDRWAILAGTWEDEQLDEYEEYGEPMRQALLTLHDGDVESGRDQLEAILAAEEEPLYLWLEVGRARMLNEQWESAEEAFRSFIDQLEDEEGGESRLAAHANLALLRDRADDEEGAMEEYGAAMEAFPDDPRPFLLMGRYLRETGAPSEAVEVLEAALPLLDDDRPDWTFLEALGLALHDAGRDDEAGVYLDQVISFFVSRRRADQSIDYPPATAVARAEIFEAQGRLEKAADLWRGLSSGGDKANHLLYHRETARLVRELGLDEEARRMLTRALALAEDDEAVKGEIEAQLAELEG; encoded by the coding sequence ATGGGCTTCTTCAAGAAGATGTTCGGCGGCAGCTCCTTCCAGGACGAGCGCGCCGAGGGCGACTCCGCGTTCGACGCGGGCGACTTCCAGACCGCGCGCGCGTCCTTCGAGCGCGCGCTCGATCGCAAGAAGGGCGCGACGCCCGACGAGATCGCGCACTGCGAAGAGCGCATGGCGGTCTGCCTCGACCGGATGGCCGAGCTGCACATCGAGGAGGCGGAGCGGCTCGTCGAGGTGGGCGACCTGGACCTCGCGGAGGAGGAGCTGCGTCACGCGATGGAGCTCGGCTCGAGCGACGAGGTCGTCAAGCGCGCCCGGCGGCGGCTCGAGACCCTGGAGAAGGAGGACGCGGTCCGCCAGGCCGAGGCGCCCGAGGAGCTGAGCGACGAGGATCGCTGGGCCATCCTCGCGGGCACCTGGGAGGACGAGCAGCTCGACGAGTACGAGGAGTACGGCGAGCCGATGCGTCAGGCCTTGCTCACCCTGCACGACGGCGACGTGGAGTCGGGGCGCGATCAGCTCGAGGCGATCCTCGCGGCGGAGGAGGAGCCCCTCTACCTGTGGCTCGAGGTCGGGCGCGCCCGGATGCTGAACGAGCAGTGGGAGAGCGCGGAGGAGGCCTTCCGTTCGTTCATCGACCAGCTCGAGGACGAAGAGGGAGGGGAGTCGCGGCTGGCGGCCCACGCCAACCTCGCGTTGCTGCGCGATCGCGCCGACGACGAGGAGGGCGCGATGGAGGAGTACGGGGCGGCGATGGAGGCCTTCCCGGACGACCCGCGGCCCTTCCTGCTGATGGGGCGCTACCTGCGCGAGACGGGCGCGCCGTCCGAGGCGGTCGAGGTGCTCGAGGCGGCGCTGCCGCTCCTCGACGACGACCGGCCCGACTGGACCTTCCTCGAGGCGCTGGGCCTCGCCCTGCACGACGCGGGGCGGGACGACGAGGCGGGCGTGTACCTCGACCAGGTCATCTCCTTCTTCGTCAGCCGCCGTCGCGCCGACCAGTCCATCGACTACCCGCCCGCCACCGCGGTCGCGCGCGCGGAGATCTTCGAGGCGCAAGGTCGGCTCGAGAAGGCCGCCGATCTGTGGCGCGGGCTCTCCTCGGGCGGCGACAAGGCGAACCACCTGCTCTACCACCGCGAGACCGCGCGCCTCGTGCGGGAGCTCGGCCTCGACGAGGAGGCCCGGCGCATGCTCACGCGCGCGCTCGCGCTCGCCGAAGACGACGAGGCGGTGAAGGGCGAGATCGAAGCGCAGCTGGCCGAGCTCGAAGGGTGA
- the panC gene encoding pantoate--beta-alanine ligase: MSEGAVSDGGPQVVHDKDAFRARCDEARAAGARVGLVPTMGALHAGHLSLVEEARRRGCDHVAVTIFVNPLQFAPTDDFDRYPRTLEDDVARCRSAGVQTVFAPTMESMYPPGFSTHVEVEGVTQPLEGRFRAGHFRGVTTVVTKLFMLAGPCTAVFGRKDYQQWRTLARMALDLDMPIEVVGAPIVREADGLALSSRNRYLSTDERQRALALVEGLRAAWDAFAAGERDPEVLLPLARDGVAARFDRVDYVALADPDTLAPAADDAHLPERALLAGAAHLGETRLIDNVVLGRDPRP, encoded by the coding sequence GTGTCTGAAGGTGCAGTGTCCGACGGTGGCCCGCAGGTCGTTCACGACAAGGACGCCTTCCGCGCGCGCTGCGACGAGGCGCGCGCCGCGGGGGCACGCGTCGGGCTGGTCCCGACGATGGGGGCGCTGCACGCGGGTCACCTGAGCCTCGTCGAAGAAGCGCGGCGCCGCGGCTGTGACCACGTGGCCGTGACCATCTTCGTCAACCCGCTGCAGTTCGCGCCTACCGACGACTTCGACCGCTACCCGCGCACGCTCGAGGACGACGTCGCGCGCTGCCGGAGCGCCGGCGTCCAGACCGTCTTCGCGCCCACGATGGAGTCCATGTACCCGCCCGGGTTCTCGACCCACGTCGAGGTCGAGGGCGTGACGCAGCCGCTCGAGGGCCGGTTCCGCGCGGGGCATTTCCGGGGCGTGACCACCGTGGTCACCAAGCTCTTCATGCTCGCCGGGCCGTGCACCGCGGTCTTCGGACGCAAGGACTACCAGCAGTGGCGCACGCTCGCCCGGATGGCGCTCGACCTGGACATGCCGATCGAGGTGGTCGGCGCGCCCATCGTGCGTGAAGCCGACGGCCTCGCGCTGAGCTCGCGAAACCGCTACCTGAGCACCGACGAGCGCCAGCGGGCCCTCGCGCTCGTGGAGGGCCTGCGCGCGGCCTGGGACGCCTTCGCCGCCGGTGAGCGCGACCCGGAGGTCCTGCTGCCGCTCGCGCGGGACGGCGTCGCCGCGCGCTTCGATCGGGTCGACTACGTCGCGCTCGCCGATCCCGACACCCTCGCGCCCGCCGCCGACGACGCCCACCTCCCCGAGCGCGCCCTGCTCGCCGGGGCCGCGCACCTGGGCGAGACGCGCCTCATCGACAACGTGGTGCTGGGCCGGGATCCGCGCCCCTGA